Proteins from one Ornithobacterium rhinotracheale genomic window:
- a CDS encoding PRTRC system protein C yields the protein MLLATELQRVFKLKDNGQEIELADPNPQWSVESVLNFYSNQYPILTTSKVSAPQIVEDSVVYRFESVMGTKG from the coding sequence ATGTTATTAGCAACAGAACTACAAAGAGTATTTAAACTCAAAGATAACGGACAAGAAATTGAACTAGCAGACCCTAATCCACAATGGAGTGTTGAGAGTGTATTAAATTTTTACAGCAATCAATATCCGATACTTACCACCTCGAAAGTGTCTGCCCCTCAAATTGTAGAAGATAGCGTGGTTTATAGATTTGAGAGCGTAATGGGAACAAAAGGCTAA